The following are from one region of the Falco biarmicus isolate bFalBia1 chromosome 1, bFalBia1.pri, whole genome shotgun sequence genome:
- the CASKIN2 gene encoding caskin-2 isoform X4, translating to MGQALFCALGELLGSAKRLNVNYQDADGFSALHHAALGGSLDLISLLLEAQATVDIKDSNGMRPLHYAAWQGRVEPVRVLLRAAASVNMASLDGQIPLHLSAQYGHYEVSEMLLQHQSNPCLINKAKKTPLDLACEFGRLKVAQLLLNSHLCVALLEGQSKDATDPNYTTPLHLAAKNGHKEIIRQLLKAGIEINKQTKTGTALHEAALYGKTEVVRLLLEGGVDVNIRNTYNQTALDIVNQFTTSHASKDIKQLLREASGILKVRALKDFWNLHDPTALNVRAGDVITVLEQHPDGRWKGHIHDAQKGTDRVGYFPPSIAEVISKRTGTVVPRLAPTHQRQGPPGALPAPPGGLQHLPDECPHQAAPSVPAAYGHLTPTRTGPDSSAGDRNSVGSEGSIGSIRSAGSGQSTEGTNGQSTSILIENARPLASTGDDLQQHLLGSEPRNGQLTSTAGPQSQQTPGSCPPGDRVFSHQFLRPEQLLEGKDAEAIYNWLSEFQLESYTANFLNAGYDVPTISRMTPEDLTAIGVTKPGHRKKISTEIGQLSIAEWLPNYIPADLMDWLSAIGLPQYHKKLVNNGYDSITIVTDLTWEDLQEIGINKLGHQKKIMLAVKKLRDLRKSLNQAEATLARRKVPGALDIVTIESLENGECQSPHTPKMTTFQDSELSYELQTAMSNSCHETLGIKSSQGMSRSQESIGVRSRGSGHSQDNVLSRHLSSPSQESLGSGESSSSSGQSCAPPRSKESTAGLPGRPSPEPYGKLVSPEGLNGYANGSGGSPLKERNLPEGTDQYTWPVAQKGAGTPAVTPCTPPQTPSKATAPYVFMYPHVSLKSPTVPSLLGAEQPKTLAHAYPSVSSGQKSSLQTSAQKAFSYLHSQCGPAEPPAVPPAAGAAPGTWQPGEQHGGGEGFKYKKRSHSLNRYALSDGEHEEEEGAPTSTLGSYATLTRRPGRSQMPRAALQTDAKVTRSQSFAIRAKRKGPPPPPPKRLSSVSSTLAAEADNEQPPDPERQPAAPQDVTDAAASPGDAGHSRTVKGLAAALEGTPGPSPPKPLLAPKPLHVAQDCLPRADVNNESYNGSDSSSATLPDTGRDPFESSKPRRRTLSEPSAPMTEGAAQGGREDACSDTEEEAKPGVSSSSSQNSSSECIPFAEEGNLTIKQRPKPTGHPKADAAAPETEPGSQVVESPCPAGKEPVPPAATKEPPVLEFNLTESDTVKRRPRFREREPLQAVLKAFSMAGQAEAGASPAPQYAQAQAVSIAGPAVPAPASQAGLAGDAFDDDSVEFRIAEIEKSILSLEKGIKKAPSPTKAPGPVELLGTAVVRTPAPDVPTKHTSVASTKLVFSGPKTIYQQVLQPSRHTVAPWAATEAVPDVVGSLAAPGSLALEAGSKVSPKPLAAAPGAALAQQRLEQTNCTLAAALQAAEKKIITAEEAESHPGAAHSAKNILEDISNMFDDLADQLDAMLD from the exons ATGGGTCAGGCGCTGTTCTGTGCGCTGGGAG agctcctgggaTCTGCCAAGCGCCTGAATGTGAACTACCAAGATGCCGATGG GTTCTCAGCACTGCACCACGCAGCCCTGGGCGGCAGCCTGGACCTCATCtcgctgctgctggaggcacaGGCCACCGTTGACATCAAGGACAGCAACG GGATGCGGCCCCTGCACTATGCAGCCTGGCAGGGGCGTGTGGAGCCGGTGCGGGTGCTGCTGCGTGCTGCCGCCTCCGTCAACATGGCCTCGCTGGACGGGCAGATCCCGCTGCACCTCTCGGCACAGTATGGCCACTATGAGGTG TCAGAGatgctgctccagcaccagtCCAACCCCTGCCTCATCAACAAGGCAAAGAAAACCCCCCTGGACCTGGCCTGCGAGTTCGGGCGGCTGAAG gtggcccagctgctgctgaacagccaTCTGTGCGTTGCCCTCCTGGAGGGACAGTCCAAGGATGCCACCGACCCCAATTACACCACCCCGCTGCACCTGGCAGCCAAGAACGGGCACAAGGAGATCATCAG gcagctgctgaaggcCGGGATCGAGATCAACAAGCAGACAAAGACGGGCACGGCCCTGCACGAGGCTGCGCTCTATGGCAAAACGGAGGTGGTGCGgttgctgctggag GGCGGTGTCGACGTGAACATCAGGAACACCTACAACCAGACGGCACTGGATATCGTGAACCAGTTCACCACCTCACACGCCAGCAAGGATATCAAGCAGCTGCTGAGAG AGGCATCAGGAATCCTGAAGGTCCGAGCTTTGAAGGATTTTTGGAACCTCCACGACCCGACTGCTCTCAATGTCCGGGCAGGAGACGTCATCACG GTCCTGGAGCAGCATCCGGACGGGCGGTGGAAGGGGCACATCCATGATGCTCAGAAAGGCACCGATCGCGTTGGGTACTTTCCCCCCTCCATCGCCGAAGTCATCAGCAAGCGAACAG GCACGGTTGTCCCCCGCCTGGCACCCACACACCAGCGCCAGGGTCCCCCCGGGGccctcccggccccccccggcgggctgcagcacctccccGACGAGTGTCCTCACCAGGCAGCCCCAAGCGTCCCAGCGGCCTATGGCCACCTCACCCCAACCCGGACGGGCCCTGACAGCTCAG CAGGAGACAGGAACAGCGTGGGCAGCGAGGGCAGCATCGGCAGCATCCGCAGTGCTGGCAGCGGCCAGAGCACCGAGGGCACCAACGGGCAGAGCACCAGCATCCTCATCGAGAACGCCAGG ccgctggcctcCACTGGTGACGACCTCCAGCAACACCTTCTGGGATCGGAGCCGCGCAATGGGCAGTTGACCTCCACAGCAG GGCCACAGAGCCAGCAGaccccaggcagctgcccccCTGGAGACAGGGTCTTCTCCCACCAGTTCCTGCGGCCTGAGCAGCTCCTTGAGGGGAAG GACGCAGAAGCCATTTACAACTGGCTCAGTGAGTTCCAGCTGGAGTCGTACACGGCCAATTTCCTCAACGCTGGCTACGACGTCCCCACCATCAGCCGCATGACCCCAGAG GATCTGACAGCCATCGGTGTGACCAAGCCGGGCCACAGGAAGAAGATCTCCACCGAGATCGGGCAGCTCAGCATCGCTGAGTGGCTGCCCAACTACATCCCG GCTGACCTGATGGACTGGCTCAGCGCCATCGGGTTGCCTCAGTACCACAAAAAACTGGTGAACAACGGCTATGACTCCATCACCATCGTGACAGACCTGACGTGGGAGGATCTGCAAGAGATCGGCATCAACAAGCTGG GCCACCAGAAGAAGATCATGTTGGCTGTCAAGAAGCTCAGAGACCTCCGCAAAAGCCTCAACCAAGCAGAAGCAACTCTGGCAAGACGCAAAGTCCCAGGTGCCCTGGACATTGTCACCATCGAGTCACTGGAGAACGGGGAGTGCCAgtccccacacacccccaaaatGACGACCTTCCAGGACAGTGAGCTCAGCTATGAGCTGCAGACAGCCATGTCCAACAGCTGCCACGAGACGCTCGGCATCAAGAGCAGCCAGGGGATGTCACGGAGCCAGGAGAGCATCGGGGTGCGATCCCGGGGCTCAGGGCACTCGCAGGATAACGTGCTGTCCCGGCACCTCTCCAGCCCCTCGCAGGAGAGCCTGGGCAgcggggagagcagcagcagcagcgggcaGTCCTGCGCACCGCCCCGCAGCAAGGAGAGCACGGCCGGCCTGCCGGGACGGCCCAGTCCCGAGCCCTACGGGAAGCTCGTCTCCCCCGAGGGGCTGAATGGCTATGCCAACGGCAGCGGGGGCAGCCCTCTCAAGGAGAGGAACCTGCCTGAAGGCACGGATCAGTACACCTGGCCGGTGGCTCAGAAAGGTGCTGGGACACCAGCAGTCACCCCCTGTACCCCTCCCCAGACCCCCAGCAAGGCGACGGCCCCATACGTCTTTATGTACCCACACGTCTCCTTGAAATCCCCGACGGTCCCTTCCCTCCTGGGAGCGGAGCAGCCCAAGACCCTGGCACACGCGTACCCCTCTGTCTCCTCCGGACAGAAGAGCAGCCTGCAGACATCGGCTCAAAAAGCCTTCTCCTACCTGCACAGCCAGTGCGGCCCCGCAGAGCCGCCTGCTGTGCCACCCGcggctggggcagccccgggcacctggcagcctggggagcagcatGGTGGGGGCGAAGGCTTCAAGTACAAGAAGCGTTCGCACAGCCTGAACCGCTACGCACTGTCAGATGGGGAGcacgaggaggaggagggggcgcccaccagcaccctgggCTCCTACGCCACCCTGacgcggcggccgggccggagCCAGATGCCGCGAGCCGCTCTGCAGACGGACGCCAAGGTGACCCGCAGCCAGTCCTTCGCCATCCGGGCCAAGCGCAAGGGGCCTCCGCCGCCACCTCCCAAGCGCCTCAGCTCCGTCTCCAGCACCCTGGCTGCCGAGGCAGACAACGAGCAGCCCCCTGACCCCGAGcggcagcctgcagccccccaggatGTGACTGATGCGGCTGCCAGCCCGGGTGACGCTGGCCACAGCAGGACAGTGAAGGGCCTGGCAGCTGCGCTGGAGGGGACACCGGGGCCGAGTCCACCCAAGCCCCTTCTGGCCCCAAAACCGCTGCACGTGGCTCAGGACTGTCTCCCCAGGGCAGATGTGAACAATGAGTCCTACAatggcagtgacagcagcagcgcCACACTTCCCGACACCGGCAGGGACCCCTTTGAGAGCAGCAAGCCACGGAGACGGACGTTGAGTGAGCCCAGCGCTCCCATGACAGAGGGGGCTGCGCAGGGTGGGCGGGAGGATGCCTGCTCGGACACAGAGGAGGAGGCTAAGCCAGGGgtctcctcctcatcctcccagAACAGCTCCAGCGAGTGCATCCCCTTTGCAGAAGAAGGCAACTTAACCATCAAACAGCGACCAAAGCCGACCGGGCACCCCAAGGCTGACGCAGCTGCGCCAGAAACAGAGCCCGGTTCCCAGGTGGTGGAATCCCCCTGTCCTGCCGGGAAGGAGCCGGTGCCGCCCGCTGCCACCAAGGAGCCGCCTGTGCTGGAGTTCAACCTCACCGAGTCGGACACGGTGAAGCGCCGGCCCCGCTTCAGGGAGCGGGAGCCGCTGCAGGCGGTGCTGAAGGCGTTCAGCATGGCGGGGCAGGCGGAGGCGGGGGCCAGCCCTGCGCCCCAGTATGCCCAGGCCCAAGCAGTGAGCATCGCGGGCCCCGCTGTGCCGGCACCGGCATCACAGGCTGGGCTGGCCGGCGATGCCTTCGACGACGACAGCGTAGAGTTCAGGATTGCCGAGATAGAGAAAAGCATCTTATCACTGGAGAAGGGGATCAAGAAGGCACCGAGCCCCACCAAGGCCCCCGGCCCCGTGGAGCTGCTCGGCACTGCCGTAGTGAGGACGCCCGCTCCAG ACGTCCCCACCAAGCACACTTCCGTGGCGTCCACCAAGCTAGTCTTCTCCGGGCCCAAGACCATCTACCAGCAGGTCCTGCAGCCCTCCCGCCACACTGTTGCTCCCTGGGCGGCCACCGAGGCAGTGCCAGATGTGGTGGGGTCCCTGGCCGCTCCTGGCTCGCTGGCgctggaggcaggcagcaagGTGTCCCCGAAGCCTTTGGCCGCTGCCCCGGGGGCCGCGCTGGCCCAGCAGCGGCTGGAGCAGACCAACTGCACCCTGGCTGCCGCGCTGCAGGCGGCCGAGAAGAAGATCATCACAGCGGAGGAGGCGGAGAG ccACCCCGGGGCCGCGCACTCGGCCAAGAACATCCTGGAAGACATCAGCAACATGTTCGATGACCTGGCCGACCAGCTGGACGCGATGCTGGACTGA